The Thermonema lapsum genome window below encodes:
- a CDS encoding ATP-binding cassette domain-containing protein: MSEEVLKALMQLFGITARLDGVTDVERQLVQDFLNQQLNQQDVPKYFNIFEQYATQSTSEVYEEGMKLTPVRLSSRMLRLATQIIKELTQQQKVVVLIRLLELVNVDHRISLQEEDFLDTVATIFNIEPGEYAAIKHFVTEEAPLPRLQEPLLLCLHAPSAEPLVYGRSIIVPQLQGTLVILRVPSVEAYFAKYIGDKEYYLNGVLMHPLHIYPLPPGSSIRGARIEPIYYSDIVRSFLQERHRQPIVLRAEQIAYRFPSGVEAIKTLSIQEYGGNLVGIMGASGSGKSTLIELLAGIKKPQAGKVTVNGVDVHAGGMAGIIGFVPQQDFLIEELTVYENLYYAARLCFGNLTEEAIKQKVNKTLQDLGLYEVRHLTVGDELDRILSGGQRKRLNIALELLREPAVLFVDEPTSGLSSRDSENVMDLLKELALKGKLVITVLHQPSSDIFKMLDSLYILDLGGYLIYAGKPVDALTYFKNAASQVNSKYIECHECGNIAVEQLFDIIEMRVVDEYGRFTNKRKRTPRQWHELFQQYSKEIAGMAGSAGELKPLTSQLVRPSFFKQWTLFALRDARIKLSSPSYMTLAILQAPVLAFLLAYINRYYPLEEGHTNYTLFHNSNLPAYIFVAVIIALFMGMTIGAEEILKDKRILFRERFLALNRHSYLLAKATILFGLSAVQTTLLTLVGNLTIGIEWALFDEYWLILFSTACFANLLALNLSSAFKKSTVIYISIPILLIPQLILGGVVVRFDRMNPTLVAHATTHIPSISHWVASRWAFEALMLEQFRDNSFMRPQYEWKKQIAESEYKAIFLHERLMAAKDSIAMGQRAIYWATVIGNTMEGEPFLEQHPRYLPVVAVLREATNEKLPAVVPLLDSLLRHMRAYYMERGEQARLSLKRWSELQTRNATAKQTYQRLYLHSHNEAVERFVNNIDMGNFVRLTAEGYRPNVYLAYLDGNGFFTHFFAPVKWKWGAAWDTFYVNMLVLWAMTFVLYWALYWRWLERLLLWLDQWRMRYKSPPYKS, from the coding sequence ATGAGTGAAGAGGTACTGAAAGCCCTGATGCAGTTGTTTGGTATCACCGCCCGTCTGGACGGTGTAACCGACGTAGAGCGCCAACTGGTGCAAGACTTCTTGAACCAGCAGCTCAACCAGCAGGATGTGCCGAAGTACTTCAACATATTTGAACAATATGCCACACAGAGCACCTCTGAAGTGTATGAAGAAGGAATGAAGCTCACACCGGTGCGTTTGTCGTCGCGTATGCTGCGACTGGCTACCCAAATCATCAAAGAGCTGACGCAACAGCAAAAAGTAGTGGTACTGATTCGTCTGCTTGAACTGGTGAACGTGGACCACCGCATTAGCCTACAAGAAGAAGATTTTTTGGATACCGTAGCCACCATTTTCAACATAGAGCCCGGCGAATATGCAGCCATCAAACACTTTGTAACAGAAGAAGCCCCTTTGCCTCGCTTGCAAGAGCCGCTTTTGCTGTGCTTGCATGCACCCTCTGCAGAGCCGCTCGTCTATGGACGTAGCATAATCGTGCCACAGCTGCAAGGAACACTCGTGATACTGAGGGTGCCCAGTGTGGAGGCTTACTTCGCAAAATATATTGGCGACAAAGAGTACTATCTCAACGGCGTGTTGATGCACCCACTGCATATCTACCCTTTGCCGCCCGGCAGTAGCATTCGGGGGGCGCGTATCGAGCCTATTTACTATAGCGACATTGTGCGCTCTTTTTTACAAGAAAGGCACCGCCAGCCCATCGTTTTACGTGCTGAGCAGATAGCTTATCGCTTTCCCTCAGGGGTGGAAGCCATCAAAACACTGTCTATCCAAGAATATGGCGGCAACTTAGTAGGTATTATGGGCGCCAGTGGCAGTGGCAAATCTACTTTGATTGAGTTGCTGGCAGGTATCAAAAAACCACAAGCAGGCAAAGTAACTGTGAATGGAGTAGATGTACACGCCGGAGGCATGGCGGGCATCATCGGTTTCGTGCCACAGCAAGACTTCTTGATTGAAGAGTTGACCGTATATGAAAACCTTTACTATGCTGCGCGCCTATGTTTTGGCAACTTGACAGAAGAAGCCATTAAACAAAAGGTAAACAAAACGCTGCAGGATTTGGGTTTATACGAGGTGCGGCATCTGACCGTAGGCGACGAGCTGGACCGCATATTGAGTGGCGGGCAACGCAAGCGTCTGAATATAGCGCTTGAGTTGCTGCGCGAGCCGGCGGTGCTCTTTGTCGACGAGCCTACTTCCGGTCTGTCGTCGCGCGACTCGGAAAATGTCATGGACCTGCTCAAAGAATTGGCTTTGAAAGGCAAGCTGGTCATCACCGTCTTGCATCAACCCTCTTCTGACATTTTCAAAATGCTCGACAGCTTGTACATCTTGGACTTGGGCGGCTATTTGATTTACGCAGGCAAGCCTGTCGATGCTTTGACTTATTTCAAGAACGCAGCCAGTCAGGTCAATAGCAAGTACATAGAATGCCACGAATGCGGTAATATAGCTGTGGAGCAACTCTTCGATATCATCGAAATGCGGGTGGTAGATGAATATGGGCGCTTTACCAATAAACGGAAACGCACCCCACGCCAATGGCATGAGCTTTTTCAACAATACAGCAAAGAAATTGCTGGGATGGCGGGTTCGGCAGGCGAGCTGAAGCCCCTGACAAGTCAGCTGGTGCGTCCTTCTTTTTTCAAACAATGGACTTTGTTTGCCTTGCGCGATGCCCGCATAAAACTAAGTTCACCTTCTTATATGACCCTTGCCATACTTCAGGCGCCGGTCTTGGCTTTTCTGTTGGCTTATATCAATCGTTACTATCCTTTAGAAGAAGGTCATACAAACTACACCCTCTTTCACAACAGCAACTTACCGGCTTATATCTTCGTGGCGGTCATCATTGCTTTGTTTATGGGTATGACCATCGGAGCAGAAGAAATACTCAAAGACAAGCGCATTTTGTTCCGAGAGCGTTTTTTGGCACTTAACCGACACAGTTACCTGCTGGCAAAAGCCACTATTTTGTTTGGACTTTCGGCGGTACAGACCACCTTGCTTACTCTGGTGGGTAACTTGACCATAGGCATAGAATGGGCTTTGTTTGATGAATATTGGCTGATACTATTCTCTACGGCTTGTTTTGCCAATTTATTAGCATTGAACCTTTCATCTGCCTTCAAGAAGTCTACCGTGATTTACATATCCATTCCCATCTTGCTGATTCCACAGCTTATTTTAGGGGGTGTAGTGGTGCGCTTCGATCGCATGAACCCTACCTTAGTGGCACATGCCACCACCCATATACCATCCATCAGCCACTGGGTAGCGTCGCGCTGGGCTTTTGAAGCCCTTATGCTGGAGCAATTTCGCGACAATAGCTTCATGCGTCCCCAGTATGAATGGAAGAAGCAAATAGCCGAAAGCGAATACAAAGCAATCTTTTTGCATGAGCGCTTGATGGCAGCCAAAGACTCAATAGCTATGGGACAGCGTGCAATTTACTGGGCAACTGTCATCGGCAATACCATGGAAGGGGAGCCGTTTTTAGAGCAACATCCGCGCTATCTGCCAGTAGTAGCTGTGTTGCGTGAGGCTACCAATGAAAAGCTCCCTGCTGTAGTACCCCTGTTGGATTCGCTGCTGCGCCATATGCGGGCATATTATATGGAGCGGGGCGAGCAGGCACGTTTAAGCCTGAAGCGCTGGAGCGAACTACAAACGCGGAATGCCACCGCCAAACAAACCTACCAGAGGCTGTATCTGCATTCCCACAATGAAGCCGTAGAGCGCTTCGTGAACAATATAGACATGGGCAACTTCGTGCGCTTGACCGCCGAAGGCTACCGCCCGAACGTTTATTTGGCTTATCTGGATGGCAACGGCTTTTTTACACACTTTTTTGCACCAGTAAAATGGAAATGGGGCGCAGCATGGGATACCTTTTATGTGAATATGTTGGTGCTTTGGGCAATGACCTTTGTGCTTTACTGGGCACTGTACTGGCGTTGGTTGGAACGCCTGTTGCTATGGCTTGACCAATGGCGGATGCGCTACAAAAGTCCTCCTTACAAAAGCTGA
- a CDS encoding WG repeat-containing protein, protein MNRRHTLLIFYILLFWVEPLWAQSVLKKGMRALIRGDYAQVETAIQRSSKRHLHHPLRYWLWALYRGIDSLPNHNYEEAHFVLNRAMDSWQAAKARDQKRWLKIARLPSLDSLLGYRDYLDYRLLLQAKASGELQAIEHYLKEHEHSPYKVEALSWRDSLAFAQAEAAGTYDAYEEFIARYPGAPQVALARQRRDMLLFEEWTREGRLSDYLDFLARFPNSHARDEAERRVFYLSTATFRLEDFVHFLERFPHSSMRQHALDMAAYLSMLAGDWSLLTPYAQEPEVQRWKEYAHLRNRPLFPYLKNGLWGLAVAGGELLISPHLEGLWEAYGCAPITDDFIVVQDSQGKLGIYDRQGRKIFSPLFEKLEWLKDGLAWVATSAGEGLIHITGLWLIDATYDRLEPFVNHTFLAEKQGRWGVLDVYGRVLIPLDYDKIELWNAEKLIVLYKSTTTELIPVELLTSLQQGNTYYPLAVFDVVELLDDRFLKVKSGDYYGVLSANLEIVLEVAYKDIQLKKNTWIVHTDEGMRLLRMSGRPLVADTFALVQPGSHYILARRDNLWHIYDYLGQCIERQVADTAWFLGSAVVLQTGKKTTALLENGRWQDWSDYHDFQLLRTTHDASRYFIQMRNRRDRIGVIDRYGQERLPFRYEAVYMLDNYLIKVHAKHRVGLVDTSGREILPLDYEGIGDLIEGTIPLMKRGRFGVFVPHKTLIEPQFESLLHAEGRYWRARVGGKWGLLDEQGNKLLPFRYDAIRLINDTLILTKQDLQWQLVQPLSRQIYWEGNRVEVFHCASSCLLLLHQGEILKIWKDGGWLSWAAGYVSPHCVQGQWLFRLEQVASESPQQWIVAWKDAAGNTLFEQSMREDELLEWDCD, encoded by the coding sequence ATGAATAGACGTCATACTCTGCTGATATTTTACATTTTGCTGTTTTGGGTAGAGCCCCTGTGGGCGCAGTCGGTTTTGAAAAAAGGCATGCGTGCACTTATCCGCGGCGATTATGCACAGGTAGAAACTGCCATTCAGCGCTCCTCTAAGCGCCATTTGCATCATCCTTTGCGCTATTGGCTATGGGCGCTTTATCGCGGCATCGACAGTCTGCCAAATCACAATTACGAGGAAGCTCATTTTGTGCTCAACCGTGCTATGGATAGCTGGCAGGCAGCGAAGGCGCGCGACCAAAAACGTTGGTTGAAAATAGCGCGCCTCCCATCGCTCGACTCCCTCTTGGGCTACCGCGACTACCTCGACTACCGCTTGTTGCTGCAAGCTAAAGCAAGTGGCGAGCTGCAAGCCATAGAGCACTACTTGAAAGAGCATGAGCACTCGCCTTACAAGGTGGAGGCTTTGAGTTGGCGCGACAGCCTTGCTTTTGCCCAAGCCGAAGCTGCCGGTACCTATGATGCTTATGAAGAGTTCATTGCACGCTATCCGGGGGCGCCCCAAGTGGCATTGGCACGGCAGCGCCGTGATATGTTGCTTTTCGAAGAATGGACACGTGAAGGCAGGCTCAGCGATTATCTCGACTTCCTGGCACGCTTTCCCAATTCTCATGCTCGCGACGAAGCCGAGCGGCGTGTCTTCTATTTAAGTACTGCTACCTTCCGACTCGAAGACTTCGTGCACTTTCTGGAACGCTTCCCGCACAGTTCCATGCGGCAGCATGCCTTGGATATGGCTGCTTATTTGAGCATGCTTGCTGGCGATTGGTCGTTGCTTACACCTTATGCACAAGAGCCTGAGGTGCAGCGCTGGAAAGAATATGCCCACTTGCGTAACCGACCCCTGTTTCCCTATCTCAAAAATGGCTTGTGGGGGCTGGCAGTAGCCGGTGGCGAATTGCTCATATCGCCCCATTTGGAGGGCTTATGGGAGGCGTATGGTTGTGCGCCCATCACCGACGACTTCATTGTAGTGCAAGACAGCCAAGGCAAATTGGGTATTTATGACCGTCAAGGGCGTAAGATATTCAGCCCACTGTTCGAAAAGCTGGAGTGGCTCAAAGACGGCTTGGCATGGGTAGCTACTTCCGCCGGCGAAGGCTTGATACATATCACCGGCTTGTGGTTGATTGATGCCACCTATGACCGCCTAGAGCCTTTTGTCAATCACACTTTCCTTGCAGAGAAGCAAGGGCGTTGGGGGGTGCTGGATGTCTATGGGAGGGTATTGATTCCCCTCGACTACGACAAAATAGAACTATGGAATGCCGAAAAACTGATAGTGCTTTACAAAAGCACCACCACAGAACTGATACCTGTGGAGTTGCTTACTTCTTTGCAACAAGGCAATACCTACTATCCGCTGGCTGTTTTCGATGTGGTGGAGTTGCTCGATGACCGCTTTTTGAAAGTAAAATCCGGTGATTATTATGGTGTTTTAAGTGCCAATCTGGAGATAGTTTTGGAAGTAGCGTACAAAGACATACAACTCAAAAAGAACACATGGATAGTGCATACCGATGAAGGTATGCGCCTTTTGCGCATGAGCGGGCGCCCTTTGGTGGCTGACACCTTTGCGCTGGTGCAGCCGGGTAGCCATTATATTCTTGCCCGGCGCGACAACCTCTGGCACATTTACGACTATTTGGGGCAATGTATAGAGCGCCAAGTTGCCGATACGGCTTGGTTTTTAGGCTCGGCAGTGGTGCTGCAGACAGGCAAAAAAACAACGGCATTGCTTGAAAACGGCAGATGGCAAGATTGGAGCGATTACCACGATTTTCAACTGCTGCGCACTACGCACGATGCTTCCCGCTATTTTATACAAATGCGCAACCGGCGTGACAGAATAGGGGTGATAGACCGCTATGGGCAAGAGCGTCTTCCTTTTCGTTACGAGGCAGTTTATATGTTGGACAACTACCTCATAAAAGTGCACGCCAAACACAGGGTGGGGCTGGTCGATACCAGCGGGCGTGAAATCTTACCACTCGACTATGAGGGCATCGGCGATTTGATAGAGGGCACCATCCCCTTGATGAAAAGGGGGCGCTTTGGGGTCTTTGTACCACACAAAACACTCATTGAACCCCAATTTGAATCGCTGTTGCATGCGGAAGGGCGCTACTGGCGTGCCCGTGTTGGTGGCAAATGGGGCTTGCTGGACGAGCAGGGCAACAAACTGTTACCCTTTCGCTATGATGCCATACGGCTTATCAACGACACCCTGATACTGACAAAACAAGACTTGCAATGGCAGCTGGTGCAGCCTCTTAGCCGGCAAATATACTGGGAAGGGAACAGGGTGGAAGTCTTCCATTGTGCTTCCTCCTGCTTGCTGTTGCTTCATCAAGGCGAAATCCTTAAAATATGGAAAGACGGAGGGTGGCTCTCTTGGGCGGCAGGGTATGTAAGCCCCCATTGTGTGCAGGGGCAGTGGCTTTTCCGTCTGGAGCAAGTCGCCAGTGAGTCCCCGCAGCAGTGGATAGTGGCTTGGAAAGATGCCGCAGGGAATACACTATTTGAGCAATCCATGAGAGAAGATGAACTCTTAGAATGGGATTGTGACTGA
- a CDS encoding HupE/UreJ family protein has protein sequence MFEAFFKLGMRHITDFNGFDHMLFLAALCATYTLARWREVVILVTAFTVGHSITLALATFDVFRLPAVWVEFLIPLTIVLTCLLNLWTLPQLYQKRGTAALRYAGALCFGLIHGMGFSNYLRSLLQQSQSIFQPLLAFNLGLEAGQLLIVLCILIIGSIFVYWRSPRDWAALLTGSALAPALWMLIERIPS, from the coding sequence ATGTTCGAAGCGTTTTTTAAGCTTGGCATGCGCCATATCACCGATTTTAACGGTTTTGACCATATGCTTTTTTTGGCAGCTTTGTGCGCTACCTATACGCTGGCACGCTGGCGCGAGGTCGTCATTTTGGTTACAGCTTTCACCGTAGGGCACTCCATCACTTTGGCACTGGCTACCTTTGATGTCTTTCGTTTACCTGCTGTCTGGGTCGAATTTCTCATTCCACTGACCATCGTGCTCACCTGCCTACTGAATCTATGGACGCTGCCACAACTCTATCAAAAACGAGGCACGGCGGCACTGCGCTATGCCGGCGCCCTGTGCTTCGGCTTGATTCACGGTATGGGCTTTTCCAATTATCTGCGCTCCCTGTTGCAACAGTCGCAGTCTATTTTTCAGCCTTTGCTGGCATTTAATTTGGGACTGGAAGCAGGTCAGTTGCTTATCGTTTTGTGTATCTTAATCATTGGCAGTATCTTTGTTTACTGGCGCAGCCCACGCGACTGGGCTGCCCTTTTGACCGGCAGCGCCTTGGCTCCCGCTTTGTGGATGCTCATAGAACGCATACCCTCTTAA
- a CDS encoding M1 family metallopeptidase translates to MLKKLHYALGLLLMGGLSMQAYAQQQKPEYRKYPATKFEQLDELLPTPNVYRAADGSPGHQYWQQRADYKIQVSLNDENQTLKGSETITYYNYSPNAISYLWLQLDQNRFHKESNTYKSMTFDIDNDPSFQSITWWTGINSEHGYKISHLRDVNGKPLPYTIVGTMMRIDLPKPIAPKGGTFTFSLDWEHKIIDANKMGGRGGYEYFPQDDNYLYEISQWFPRMCVYDDVNGWQNKQFLGRGEFALPFGNYEVAITVPADHIVAATGELQNAKEVLSPIQLKRLEEAKKADKPVLIITEEEARQNEKSRAKGTKTWIFKAENVRDFAWASSRKFIWDAMQVDVNGRKVWAMSYYPKEGNPLWGEKSTNVVALTLKTYSRYTFDYPYPVAISVHGPVFGMEYPMICFNGGRPNPDGSVPDRTKYAMISVIIHEVGHNFFPMIVNSDERQWSWMDEGLNSFLQYLTEQEVPQQPWAKDISAPYPSRRGPAKNIVPYMKSDPDKMVPIMTNSEQILQFGNNAYGKPATALNILRETILGRELFDYAFKTYAQRWKFKHPQPADFFRTMEDASGVDLDWFWRGWFYSTEPCDIAIESVVHYTTQPNDGKSPFETKMFPQDKYRQMIENMEATTGIRFTDAEKRIYQDTKLHFYSVKFKNEGGLIMPIIVELKFADGSSLIERLPAEIWRYNDQEVTKVFATEKPVVAFVLDPNEETADIDTSDNVFPREEKAKGSKFDEFKRSQ, encoded by the coding sequence ATGTTAAAAAAACTGCATTATGCTCTCGGTTTGCTACTCATGGGGGGGCTGAGTATGCAGGCTTATGCTCAACAGCAAAAGCCGGAATACCGCAAATACCCCGCCACTAAATTTGAGCAGCTGGATGAGCTGCTGCCTACTCCCAACGTGTACCGGGCTGCCGATGGCTCGCCGGGGCACCAATACTGGCAGCAGCGTGCCGACTACAAGATTCAAGTAAGCTTGAACGACGAAAACCAAACCCTCAAAGGCAGCGAAACCATCACCTATTACAACTACTCGCCCAATGCCATCAGCTATTTGTGGTTGCAGCTTGACCAAAACCGCTTTCACAAAGAGTCGAACACCTACAAAAGCATGACGTTCGACATAGACAACGACCCCTCTTTCCAAAGCATAACGTGGTGGACGGGCATCAATTCCGAACACGGCTATAAAATCAGCCATCTGCGCGACGTCAACGGCAAGCCGCTACCTTATACCATCGTGGGTACTATGATGCGCATAGACCTGCCGAAACCCATTGCCCCCAAAGGGGGTACCTTCACTTTCTCGCTTGACTGGGAACACAAAATCATCGATGCCAACAAAATGGGCGGTCGCGGCGGTTATGAGTACTTCCCCCAAGACGACAACTACCTCTACGAGATATCGCAGTGGTTCCCGCGCATGTGTGTGTATGACGATGTGAACGGCTGGCAAAACAAGCAGTTTTTAGGACGTGGCGAGTTTGCTCTTCCCTTCGGCAACTACGAGGTGGCTATCACCGTGCCTGCTGACCACATAGTGGCAGCCACCGGCGAGCTGCAAAATGCCAAAGAAGTATTGAGCCCAATACAACTGAAACGCTTGGAAGAAGCCAAAAAGGCAGACAAACCAGTGTTGATTATAACCGAAGAAGAAGCCCGTCAGAACGAAAAGTCGCGTGCCAAAGGCACCAAAACATGGATTTTCAAAGCTGAAAACGTGCGCGACTTCGCCTGGGCAAGCTCTCGCAAATTCATCTGGGATGCCATGCAAGTAGATGTAAACGGGCGCAAGGTGTGGGCTATGTCTTACTATCCGAAGGAGGGCAATCCACTCTGGGGCGAAAAATCGACCAACGTAGTGGCGCTTACGCTCAAAACCTATTCGCGCTACACTTTCGATTACCCCTACCCCGTAGCCATCTCGGTGCATGGTCCCGTCTTTGGCATGGAATACCCCATGATTTGCTTCAACGGGGGGCGCCCCAATCCAGACGGCAGCGTGCCCGACCGTACCAAATACGCCATGATTTCGGTGATTATCCACGAAGTAGGGCACAACTTCTTCCCCATGATTGTGAACTCCGACGAACGTCAATGGAGTTGGATGGATGAAGGGCTCAATTCTTTCTTGCAATATCTGACCGAGCAGGAAGTACCCCAACAGCCTTGGGCAAAAGACATCAGCGCACCTTATCCTTCGCGTCGTGGTCCTGCCAAAAACATAGTACCCTATATGAAAAGCGACCCCGACAAGATGGTACCCATCATGACCAACTCGGAACAGATTCTGCAGTTTGGCAACAACGCCTACGGCAAACCTGCCACTGCCCTGAATATCCTCCGCGAAACCATCTTGGGACGTGAGCTCTTCGACTATGCCTTCAAAACCTATGCTCAACGCTGGAAATTCAAGCATCCGCAGCCGGCTGATTTCTTCCGCACTATGGAAGATGCCTCAGGCGTGGACTTGGATTGGTTCTGGCGCGGCTGGTTCTACAGCACTGAACCCTGCGACATAGCCATTGAGTCGGTAGTGCACTACACCACCCAACCAAACGATGGCAAGAGCCCCTTCGAAACGAAGATGTTTCCGCAAGACAAATACCGCCAGATGATAGAAAACATGGAAGCCACCACAGGCATCCGCTTCACCGACGCAGAAAAGCGTATCTATCAAGATACCAAACTGCACTTTTATAGTGTGAAGTTTAAAAACGAAGGCGGCTTGATTATGCCCATCATCGTAGAGCTGAAATTTGCCGACGGTAGCTCGCTTATCGAACGCCTACCCGCCGAGATATGGCGCTACAACGACCAAGAGGTAACCAAAGTATTCGCTACCGAAAAACCAGTGGTTGCTTTCGTACTGGACCCGAACGAAGAAACCGCCGACATCGACACCTCCGACAACGTTTTCCCGCGTGAAGAGAAAGCCAAAGGCTCCAAGTTCGACGAGTTCAAACGAAGCCAATAA